GCTCCCACGCAGgccccagatggctcagcagccCCTGGCAGGGGGATCCCAGTCTCCCCACCCCGGGAGACTCAGCTCCTACTCTGTTGGGGTCCTCCATACCCGGCTGCTGtgtattccctctgcctggggtgGCTGCCCGAGTGCCCAGGGCTCCGTGTCCGTTGCACTCCTGCCCCTCAGCCTCCACTGGCCCCTGTGCATCTCTGACCTCACATCTGTGGCTTCAGCCCTGACACTGAGTGCATTACCTGCGTGACTGCTCCACTCTGATGCCTGACACCCATCTCTGACCCAAGTCTGATTCTGTCACCAGGCTTCCAAACCCGTGTCCTCAATGATGCTGCTCTGTCATCTTCTGGCCCTTGCCTGAACCTCACTCTGGGAGCTGCCACCCTCTGTAGCCCCTCAGCCTGGCAGTGATCGCGTTGATTCCCCCTCAGCCCGCTCCTGCCACCATGGTCTATACTGTCACCACTCGCAGACTCACCAAGCATGTCTCTCTCCTAGACTCTGACTTCCTCATTTCTCTACACAAAGATCATTCAAAAAGCAACCATACGTTTTTTTGGTCCATTGTGCTTATTTCTGAACAttcttcatattttgtatttgccatgcttacttttattatttatttatttataaagatgtatttatttatttgaaagagcacaagtggtggtTGGGgcggggagaatctcaagcagactctccctccctccacagtgTGCAGAACTctgagcatgatgtggggctcaatcccaggaccctgagagcacaaactgagctgaaatcaaggattAGGGGTTCAACtgaccgagccccccaggtgccccgccaTGCttacttttgtctgtttttctttctggaataaatTCCTTGAAGAAAGGGAGCATCCCAAGTGCTAAGGATAGTACCTGGCAAATACGAGGCACACCACACTTGCTTTGAGTTGATCACTGCTCCTCTGCTTCTGCAGCTTCAGCAGCTTCTCAGCGAGGGCACTTAGAGGGAACTCTGGGGTCTGTGGCACGGtccccagcccgccccccccccgccccccgccattCGTGCTGCAGGCAGTCCCTCTGCTGGTGACTCTGCTGCAGTCTTAGCCTCCCCTTCTCAGAGAAGCCCTGTCCCCGCATTGGCTTACTACCAGTCCCTGTCCTGTTTTACACCCCTGCCGGTCACTAGAATACAAAGTCTGTGCATGCAGGCACTGGTGTCCCTCATTGCTGGTGTAACCTGGAGCGTCCTGGCCTACTCAGGAGCGACACAAAGGCTGGACAGAAAACCCATCAAGAAATAACtcagtgttattctgtatgttggtaaattgaacaccaataaaaaattaatttattaaaaaaaaaagaaataactcagTAATGTTTCTTGGAACTGCAAGATTGTGAATGTCTAGAACGACAGCGTCCTCTGAGTGAATTAGCCCATGTGTGGGGGAAGGCGGGGAGACACCCCCAGATATTTGGCATTTCCAAACACCAGCTGACAGGCCCCAGCAGGAAGCTACAGGATTGGGGTTTACCAAGGGAAGTCAGGACCAGGAAACAGGAACCCCACATGGTGATTTCTGATTCACAGTAGGGCAGCAATGGAGACCTGGAAGGGTGttgtggggcggggggcaggaggctTGGGTGGTCAGCAGGCTTGGGGGTGTCGGCAGGCTTTGGGGGTGTTGGCAGGCTTTGCGGGTGTCAGTAGGCTTCTGGGGGTGTTAGGCTTCAGGGGAGGTCAGCAGGCTTCGGGGGGGGGTTGGCAGGTTTTGGGGGTGTCAGCAGACTTCTGGAAGGGTGGCAGGTTTCAAGGGGTCAGCAGGCTTCAAGGGGTGTCAGCAGGCTTCTGGAGAGTTGGTGGGCTTAGCACTGACAAGAGCACCTGACCACTGACAAGAGCTTCCGGCCGTAGTGCGGGATTTTGTTGACTGCTGAAACCTCTGGGCTTTGATTAGCAGTAAGAGCATAGGAAAGGGTCCAGGAAGGAGGAGCATGTCATCCCCACAGGGTACGTCCAGGCACAGCTTTCACAGACAGGACCTGAGGCTCCGTGGAGGACACAGGACAGGTGGAGCGGGTGCCCGCTGAGGGGCCATGGATGTGGGGCCAGAGCCTCCCGCTGCTGGACCAACGGGGGGACTGGACCCAGACCCATGCAGCACAGAGAGACTCGTCAGCAAGGAAGAGCCCCAGGTAGAGGAACAGGacttctctgctccttccccttgtCATAAACACTGGAGGTGGACTTGGCTGTACGTGTAGGTTAATTCACGTAagaaagtacttaaaaaatatgattctacaaaataaaaagttttgaagGAATCTGCTGAACAAGCGTGACTTTCTGTGCTAGGCTGGTGTCACAAAGTGCATGTTTTCATTGATGATCTTGCAGCGGTGTTTCATGCAACACTTTATTGTCCAGTTTATTCCGGAAGTTTGATGTGCACAAAACTCACTAAAGCAATAATGACCTGAAAGCATTCATATTTTGTTCAGATGCAAATGTTCCCTATTTAATAAGTAGGAGCTTTACAATGTACAATCCTACAATAAGTAGGATTACACAATGATCACcttaaaatttcagaaatctcattatataaaaaattctttccaagaaaagataaaaggcacTTTGAGAATCATGaaatttttccataaataaaagATTAGTAGACTATAATTTTAGGGAACAATTCACatcaatcaacaaaataaatgtaaattttcaagAATATGCTAGTGATTATTGTCTCTGAGGATTCGAGTGTCGATTAACTGTCCTCATTACATTGATAACGCGCATCTTATTTCTAATAATTGACAAGTTCTGCATATCtgtatttagaaagaaaagtagaaagaacaaaAGCTAAAGACGAAGAAGAATCATAAATGCGATCTTGGAGGGGCTTTCTgtaattcttccttttctatttttaaaatggcgATTAATCAGCGCAGCTGGGATCTGGTTGGGTGGCTGACTGTATCAGAGGGCAGAACCATGGCTCTGTGCGGGGGGGTTTCCTTTGGGGTAGCCATGGCTCTGTCTTCGATGGCAGATTCTGGGTGTGCCACGGGATGCTGCTGCATCTCAGCTGCCACGCACTGTGCAGATGCTGGGTTAACTCGGGGCTGCCCAGCGGGAGGAGGCACATGGGGCTCTGGCCTGGGAGCTACACACAGGACAGCCTGTGTGCATGGGGAGGATGGTGGGCCCGGAGCCTTAGGAGGAGTGCAGGGGAGCCCCAGGCTCTGCTGCCCACAGGACCTCACTGTAGCCAGACGAGCAGGGTCCGGTGACACATGAGTTACAATAAAACCTGAGGCCAGCTGCTCAGTCAACAagtctttattgagcacctatgcTGTGCCCAGCACTGCCTTAGTGCCGTGGAGGGTACAGGGCAGGAGACACGGTGTCTGCCCTCAGGGACCTTACAAAACTAGAGGCAGAAGTGGAGGGGTCTATCTATGGCTTGGGCGGCATGGAGCATCTACAAAGTGCAATGTCCAGACACACAGGGCAGGGGACGggggacaggggtgcctggcctgGAATGGTGCGGATGAGGGTGGCAGGTGACCAGTGAGAGCTGGGAGCCCCTGGGCACAGTGGGCCATGCTCGCGCTGTCCCGGCGGGAAGACCCAGTGAGCTGGGGGCATCCTGCAGGCTTCCATCCCTCTCCCGGGGATGCCGACCCTGTGCACGAAGTGCAGCCACCGCACGAGCTTCCCACCCTAGAGGACCTGACCAGGGCTTCCCAGGCAGGGAGGTTCCCCTGACTGCACATTTGCTCCGGTGTGTTCAGGTCACCCATCTAGGGCAGGACAGTCTGGATTCCCTTTACTGtctcccctcccagggccccaccCTCAGGTCATTGATCAGCAGTCACAGGTTTGCTCCGAAGCCACatgcaccccatcccccctcaaGACGCTCCAGGGGCTCCTGCCCCCTTAGATGTGGAATGCTGAATGTTCAACCCTTGTCTGGGAGAAGCTCGTGCCTACTCTGGACCTGGCAATCCCATGGCACTCCGGGAGGCTTGTTCAAACAGTCTGGAATCCTCAGTGGATCTCCACTGTGTTCACTTCCACATGTGTGGCTCTGAGTTAGGTGCCAGGGAGGGCAGGCAGCACAGAGGACATGGGTAGGGGCCAGGGGTGAGGACAGCAAGTGGGCCTTCTCAGGAGCAGCCAGTGGCACAGGTGCCAACACAACGCCAACCCGCCTCTTCTTCCACGCAGAGAGTGCCAAGCTGGGCCAAAGGCCATGGGTGGTAGGGACATCCTCATGGGCTTTGGGGTCACGAAGGGTGCAGGGGagccccaggagctgggggagagcCCGACTTAGCTGTGCAGGTGGAGTAGCACTGGGTAAGCCTTACGGGGCCGCAGCCACTGGGGGCGGATACACCTGCTCTGGGGGCACAGCCAGATGTCCTCTCCccgtcatgatcctggagccccccAGAGGGGAAGCGTCATTGCTGGGTGTGGGCcggggcaggtgcagggctcagggtcGCAGTAGGAGGCGTGTCCCTGGCCACTTGAGCCACAGGAAAGGAACCAGACGCCGAGTGAAGGTTGCCGTGAAGGTGTAGATAAGTTCTTGTGACTCCGCATTGGTGAACGTCACAGTGCCCCCTTCGTAATCCAGGGCGATGCCCACCCGCCGGGGCCGTAGTGCGGGGAAGAGTTCAGCCTCGGGTTCCGTGTTGGCCCAGATGCCCGCGGAGGACAGGCGCAGCGCCCACACCCCATCTTCCGGCCGCAGGGAGACATCCCCCTTCCTCTTCACAGAGTCTCTGGCCACCCCCACCATGCAGCTCTCAagaacctcctcctcctcctcctcttcctcctcctcctcctcatcccccagCGATTCCTCATCCTCGTCTGTCTCCCAGTCGTCATAGCCATCCCCGTACccggcttcctcctcctcctcctcctcctcctctccctcttcctcctcatcgccctcctcttcctcctccgaCCAGCCCTCCCtgtccacctccacctcccagtACACCTTGCCCCAGGTGAAGCCCTTACTGCCCAGCACACCTGGCTCGCAGTCAAATTGCTGGGGGTACAGATAGGCACTCTGGTACAGGCTGCTGTAGGTCACACACTTCCAGTCCTCGGACAGCTGCAGATACCCGCTGGCTGACTGCGGGTCCAGGGTCACACTCACTGTGGAGACAGCACGGGAAGGATGGTGTcacggggggttggggtgggccCCAGGAGCCAGGCCGTCAGGCAGAGGGGACACGGTGCAGAGGGGCATCAGAGCATGAAGCAGAGGCATCTGGGCAACCTGCAGACCCAGTGGAGGGGCCCCAGGTCTGCAGCTGAGAAATCTCTGCTGCATAAGGGAAGGGTCTCCCTGGGAGCTGTGGGGGGCCATGGGGGACAGTGGCTGGGTCATGGGGGCCTGTGGGGGGCCATAGGGCTGTGGGAAGTCATAGGGGGCTAGGGGGAGGGCGTTCTTCATCACAGGTGGATAGGGAACAGCCCTCTGCACACTCACCCGTCTTGTATTCCAAGTCTCTCAGCAGCTTCCCTGCGGAGAAGGAAAGGACAGCAATGACCCTTGAACTTGGTAAACCTACAGGCTTATGTCCTGCGTGGTCAGGGGTCATTTCTTGCTAggcaacccccacccccgctgaggtcccagggagaaaggagagaactgCCAGAAGATGAAGGTGCTGATCAGGAGCCAACCCCTCCCTGGAGGGGAAGTGAGGGACACCTCACCTTGGAACTCCCTTAGGCCTCGCTGCAGGGACAGAAGCTTATCAGAGAACTCGCTGGTCTTCTTTTTAAGCACCCGAGCAATGGGTTTCCCAATCCAGAACTTCTTCCGAGGATACCTGGGAAGATGACACATGGAACCCATTACTTAGGCCTGTGAGTGTTTCTCTGGGTTCTCACGACAACTATGAAGGTGAACGCATCTGATGAGAACACAGAACAAGGCTGAGACAGTTGACCAGCCAGGACTGGCCAGGGATTTGAGCAGCCACCCCCCACCATGGCACTGGGTGTGTTGGGCCATGTGTCCACCCCCATGGGGTGGAGAACGGTCTCCTTCCAAGAGCAGGGCTCCAGTTCCCAAGGCTGTGCTGTTGCTTCACAGGAGCGAGGCTGGCTGCGGTGAACCAAAGGATGCGGACACATGTGGTACCACTGCTCTGCGTGGGTCAGGGTAGGAagccagggacacaggcaggggacCAAGGTGCATGCAGAAGGGAAGCCAGTTACCTGTTCAGGAAGTCCCTGGTGTCCTACAGGGGAAGAAAGGACATGCATCAGCTGAGTGGAGTGGGGCCCTGCTCACAGGAGGTGCCCACGGGCTCTGTGCCCGGCGTAACACTGAGCACACGCACAAGTCCCTTCCTTATGGCCTGGCCAGGCACCATGGGAGGTGCCCAGAGGAGGTGCCCATGGTCCTGGAGTGCGTGAAAGCCCCAGGAGCTCCGAGCTGGGCGGTGGTGTGTGTGAGTGGCTTGCCAGGTGCTGGGATGGCCACATcctcccccaggacccaggactcaCAGTGGGCACATGGCCACCAGGCCcaggactacatttcccagatgcCCTCGGGGCAGTCTGCTGATGTCACTGAGCTCCGGCCAATGAGATATGGAAGGAAGCCCTGctctgactccttttttttttaatttattttttattggtgttcaatttgtcaacatatagaataacacccagtgctcatcccatcaagtgccccctcagtgcccgtcacccagtcaccccctccccccacccacctccttttctatcactccttgtttgtttcccagagttaggagtctctcatgttccgtctccctttctgatatttcccacccattttttctcctttcccctttattccctttcactattttttatattccctaaatgaatgactGCTCTGACTCCTGTAGCTGAGGACAACACCCTTGACGGGGTGACCCAGCCTGGGGGCCACCTCACAGCCAGCCGCCTCTACTGCTCACAACCTTCAGCTGTGTCCCGGAAAGGCACAGAACTGCTGTCCTGGGGTGGCTGGGCCTGTGGGACAGCAGCCAGCAGGGGCCTGGACTGTCAGAGGAGGGGGCAAGAGGTGGGGGCCGCTTGGTCCCCTGGCAAGTGGGCCTCAGCTTAGGTCTGAAGCCACCATGCAACCCTCTGCTCACTGTGGTGCATCCCCTGGCCTGGCTCCAGAGCTTGGGATACAGCAATGAGAGGGCTGGCCAGTGTGGCGGGGACATAGATGGGGTTGGCAGCAGCAAGCACACGCATACATGGagacacatatgtacacatgcacacatgtacactcacacgtatgcacacacacacgtgtgcacacacagcaCTCCACTCCTGAGCCGCCAGGAGAAGCACAGGCTCAGGTGTCCAGCGGGGGGTGTCCCAAGCTGCCCTGGGAGAGTGAGATCAGGGACCCAGACAGGGGTTCAGACAGTGTGAGGAAGGTGACAtgtcaggctctacacagggaggcCAGATGGGACGTGGGTGTTCCCTGCTCCCCGTGTCTTGAAGCCCTGGCCCAGCAcatccttccctctgtccctgaaAGCTGTAAACCCACAGGCAGCTTCACAGGGTGAGGCAAGAACTCAGAGCCGTGTCTCCGGGGGCATGCTGGCAAGCACCTGGGCCGTGGGGCAAGGGCCAGGAGAGTGTGTGTTGTTGGGACTGTGGAACTGTACTGGCCTTGTGAGGGTTTATGGCTgggaggggcccagagagggagggagacccatgtgggaccggggagggggggggggtccagTGTGGGAACCCAGAACAACCTGCAGTCACATGTAGGACCCCAGCAGGAAGCAGCCTGCCCACAGCTCCTGAGGACCCCCCTGCACTCCCAGTACTCTAGGGCTGTCCTCAAACAGGCACTCGGAGCAGAGTGGCTATGGCAAGGGAGCATGCCTGGGTGTGAAAGGAGTGCCCTTGCGCAGGTCCTCCATGGCTGAGCTTGGCCCCCACGGTGGGGGACACGGGCACAGGGTGCCAATCCAGCCAGCCAGGCCTGTCCGGGGGTGGATGGTGCAGCCTGAGCTCCCAGTCCAGCTTCCTCTCCCCTCCGACCACCTctgtcctgctgcccctccctccgtCTGCCTCCCTGTGCCGTGCTGCAGGTCACTGTAGGTCGGGGTCTCTGTGACCAGGGTGTCCTCCTGCCTGAGGACAGTCACAAGACCTGTGGGAACACATCAGTGACAACGAAGAGTTCACTGTGTAGTCCCCTTGCAGCAAACCCACCAGTGCCCACACTGAGCTCGTATTGGTTCCCGTGGACAATCCCTGCCCGTTCACCACACTACGCCTGCCTCCTACCCTGCGCCTGTACCTCCACCGCCCCCCTGCACCCATCCCCCACGCCGCGCCTGTCCACCACCTTGTGCCTGCACTCCAGGGAGGTCCTCCGTCCCAGTGGCGCTGGAGGCCCtactggggtggagggggtggttcACATGGGGATTTCAGCTCCCACAAGCATCCCTACTACACATCACAATGTGGGGGCCATGGCAAAAGGAGGGCGCGGAGGCAGTAAGTGAATGAGTCACAGTCTGATGCAAGGAACTGAGGGCACACAGTGGCATCTGGAGCAAACAGGGGAGCTAGAGGTACATTTTGGGGAAACAAGGATAAGAACAGGAGCCTATAGGCCTCACGGCCGGGCGATCAGCAATGTCTGAGGGCCCTCGAACCCTGCCCATCCCAACCCCTGAGCCAGAGTGCAGAGCAGGGGTCACAGGCCAAGGTGATCCCTTCCCATAGCTGGACAGCCTGCCCTCTGTGCATCCCTGAGGCTGCCAGCCTGGGACAGGGGTTTCCtggtgggggccctgggggctgtactgctggcctgggagggaggaaggtccAGCACAGCCCTCCAGAAGCTGCAGGACGGAGGAGACGAGTTGCCTTCTAGTTCAAGGCTCATCCCGTCTGAGCATCAAAGCTGTCTCCGCCAGGAAGGGTTCCATCTTTCTCTCTGAGAGTAACTGCACAGCCCTGAGAACACCCGCCCCCATGGCTGTGGCTATCCCTCAGCaatcccccaccccacagcacAGCTGCCCCATCTCCAGAGTCAGGAGGAGCAGCTTCCCGGGGACAGTGTCTGCAGTGACCACATGAGTAGTGATGAGAGCATCcacaccttcccttccactttgATGGCACTTTCTAAACCCCCCAACTTTTCTCTGGTGGACCATTTGCTTTGTGAAATGACACTGTGACCATCATGGGCTCAGTCAGCCACAGAAGGACACAGGGCAGGCCAGGGGTCAGGAGAGAGACTGAGACCTGTGGGGCACTCTTTCCCCTGAGGTCCTGCACGCAGACAGCTCTGGGACAGACTCCTCCTGTGCTGGCTGCCCACTGCTGGTCCCAGGAAGGCCACTCACCTGCAGGAGCTCTGCAGCTGGCTGCTGTGCCTTGCCCTCCAGCTCAGAGATGACCAGCGCCAGCCGGGCCAGCTCCCCGACGCCCCGGCTCTTGAACTTTTCCCGCCCTTCTGTGAGCTCCTGTTCCAGCTTGGCCAGCTGCTCCAGCAGATGCCGCTCCCGCTCCTGCAGGAACTGGTGGCCTTGCTCGAACTCAGCCACCACGTACTGCCGCTGGTCCTGGAGCTTCTTCTgcaggggggtgagggggaggtgATGCTCCTTCCCTGGGCCATGGCCCTGCAGGGTCTGCTGTTGGAGGGGCACAAGGctggccccaccccacccctcttcAGGGGCTAAGGGGTGGTATAGCATGCCTGGGCCAACCTGGCCTCACAGGGCGGGATCCTGACCTGACACGCATCCTACATAAGCCTGGGTGCTGCAGGGTCCCCTGACAAAGGACACACGTGCCTGACCCCTGCCCTTGGGGAAACTACCGAGAGTCCCCTCCCCCCTCTGCGGCTTCTAAACTTCCCTGTGGGTATGGGCCAGAGTCCATGACCCTGTGCTGACTCACGTTGGGCTGGAGGTATCCACACAGCATGAGGGCTCACAGGCAGTCCTCGAACCCTTGTCGTCTCCTACATGCCTTTCCCCCTTTCCCAGTCTAATCACTGATGGGCCTGACCCCCACATCCCTCTGACAGTTCCCTGATGCAGACACTCCCCTGGAAAACTGGACACACCTTCCTGACCCACCCCTACTCCAGCACATAGCGTGCAGCCTCTGCCTCCTAGTTGGTGGGGCCCTGGGTGCGGGGCTCAGCAGATACTGCATACCCAGAATGCTGCATGCCCTCATAGGCCTCCCTCGGTTCTCATCCGGGGGCCAGCATCCTCCTTCCACCACCCTGGGGCTCCCCTCCCCAATCAGGAATCcggtctccctctgtctctgacaGGAAGGACTGAGCCAGGACCACCTCAGTTCCCCATAGAACAGCAGCCACTGGTGAGTTAGAGACGAGAAGGGACCTTAGCTGACATCTAGGCCACTCACTCACACATCAGATACAGAAGCCAGCCCAGGCTCAGGGCTGGCTCAGGGCGTCAGGGCTCAGCCTTCTGGCAGGGCCTCCACTGCTCAGCCTCTAGTGTTCAGCCTCCCAGCAGGGCCTCTAATACTCAGCCTCCTGGCAGGGCCTCTACTGCTCAGTCTCCCAGCAGGGCCTCTACCACTCAGCCTCTACTGTTCAGTCTCCCGGCAGGGCCTCTAGTACTCAGCCTCCACTGGTCAGCCTCTCAGCAGGGCCTTTATCGCTCAGCCTCCTGGCAGTGCCTCTACCGCTCAGCCTCCAGACCACTCAGCCTCCTAGCTCCTGCTCCATATGCCAACTGCCTCAGGCTTCTTCTCAACAGCCTCACTTACCAGTGCAGTCAGGATATCCGAATCTCCCTTGGCCTGAAAGCCCTGaattttgtctctgtctctcctcaggGTGCTCAGGTGGTTCAGGATTTTTTCCTGTAAGATGACAGGTAGTGGGGACAAGTGGGTGCTCTGGACCTGGGCAGGAGGTGGACATGGGCAGCAGAGAGGTCTCAGCCAGGCCATGGCTCTGGGAGGGTAGTGAGGGGCACCCCTGAGGTGAGGGGGGCACAGAGCAGGCCCCGGGGTAGGGGACAGAGCAGGTCACGGGGTGGAGGGGGACAAAGCAGgccctggggttgggggcagagtaggctgtggggggtggggacagagcaggtcggggtgggagaggcagggacagagcaGGTGAGGGAAACAGAGCAGGCTGTGGATGTGGGGACAGAGCAGGTtgggtgtgggggagggacagaataggtggggggacagagaaggccatgggggtggggacagagcaggtcggggtggggggagggatagagCAGGTGAGGAGGACAGAACAGGCCATGGGGGTAGGGACAGAGCAGGTCGGGGTGGGGAGAGGGTTAGAGCAGGTGAGGAGGACAGAGTAGGCCATGGGAGGGGGTACAGAGCAGGTCGAGgtatggggagggacagagtagGTGAGGAGGACAGAGCAGGCCGTGGGAGGGGGGACAGAGCAGgtcggggtggggagagggacagagcagGTGGGGGGACAGAGCAGGCCGTGGAGGTGGGGTTTACCCGGTGGGGCTGGGCGGCCTTGTCCACGAGGACGGCCATGTGGGGCCGGTGCTCCCGAGACTCCCGGCACATGACGCACAGGAGCTTCCCATCATCCTCGCAGTAGTAGTGCAGCTTCTCGTGGTGGCGCTCGCATAGCCTGGCGTCCGGTGGCTCTCGGGCCACGTCTCCTGGTTGCCGGGTCTTGTCTACCTTGAGGCGCTCAATGTTCTCCACTAGGCTGGCCAGCTGCCACACTGGCCGGATGTTCTCCTTCTTGAACGGCTTCTTGCAGAGTGGGCAGACGGGGCGGCCCCCCGACACGGGCCGGACATCTGTGGTGCAGCCACGGCAGAATACGTGGCCACAGTCGATGGTCACTGGGTCCCGCAGGTAATCCAGGCAGATGGAGCATGTCACCTCCTCCTCTAGGCTGCGCAGCGGGGCTGAAGTGGCCATGGCGCCCTCCACCCGTGGGTGCTGCTCCTGCTTGGAGACCAGACACGGAGTCAAGAATGGGATGGCGGGGGTGGCAGGTCATTTGAGCCACAGACACAACCCAGTGCCTACGAGGCTTGGCCCAAGGCGGACAGGGAGGACGGGAGCTGGCTAGCCACACCTGCACTGTTCAGAGGCACAGGGCTCAGAGAGGGTGCTCTGGCTGCCTGAGGAGCACAGCACCACCCCCATGGTGGTTGCTGGGGAAGCAGCCTTGCCCAGACCCTGTCCTCCCAGGGCCCCCGCCTTCCCAGGGCCCCCGTCCTCCCAGGGCCAGGCAGCTGCTCCGAGGTCCCAGTCACACAGGATGTGACACATGCCAACCGTCTGCCGGCAACAtgtcacaacacacacacacttgcaccaTCATCACTGAGCACAGCACAGACCACACCACCAGTCATGGTGGGGGCACTATGGGCAACAGGCTTCTCTGGGTCTTGGGGCTTCAGGACCAAGGTCACTGACATCCTTAACCAAGACCAGGGCACATGGAGAGCCTTAGCTCTGGCATCGCCCCTGAGAGGCGTTTCCTTGGGCTGAGCTGTGGTTTTGGTTGCAGTCCTGTTCCACCAGCAGTGGGTGCTGGTGGTGTGCAGGGGCAGACTGTCCTAGCAGGCTCACAGAGGAAACCCTGTGGTGAGGCACCCCCGCTGCGAGGTCCAGTGcctcagagggagggagggaaggagcacGCATGAGAGGACACAGGATGGACTCTGGACCATGTCCCTTGGCAGCAGATCCACCTCCTGCCTGGGGTCAGGAGCCTCCATGCAGCAAATGCCACAGCTGTGCCTGCCGAATCTGCAGGACAGCAGAAACCTCGTttatcatccataaaatggggacagCGATACTTACTTCATGGGTTGCTATGTGACTGAGTCTGAGATTACGGCAAGCGCAGTGCATAGGGGTGGGGAACTCTAGGACAGGTTGGGACCCTCAGTTTCCAAGTCCCATGAGAGCTCAAACTGGAACACAGCAAGGTGGGAACATACAGTGGCAGCAAGAGAGGGAGTGAGGACAGGTGGCCACCATGCCTCGGGCTCCAGCAAAGCCCTTAATGGCTGGGTACTGGGTTGACCTGGGAGGGCAGCCCGTGACGGGGTGCATGGGCCACATGCGGCTGGAATGCAGCCCCCAGAGCCATGGCTCAGCTATACTCCTGACCATACACGGGGTAAGCCATGGAGTCCCTTCCCTGCTGGGATGCAAGCAAGCAGACATGAAGCCCACAGAGAAGCAACACAGGAAATTGGGTGTAACCTCCAGATCAAGTGCAGGAGCAGAGATAACTGTTCAACAAGCTGCAACACCAGGCAGAAGCGAGGGGTCACTCCACGGCTGGTTGACAGGCACAAAGAGCCCCTATGAGGGAGTGATGGGATTTAGCTGAGATGTGAAGGTACCAGAGGGTCAGGATGGCGGCAAGGTGGTAACAAATCCTAGGAGCTGCCTGCTCCAGAAGGACCCGACCACGAGCCATTGAATCTCAGTGTGGAAAGCAGGTGCTGCTGCTGGGGACACCTGCAGGCTTGGAGCTTGTGGCTACGGTATgtggcctcacctggcccagtGGCTTGCGAGCTCAGAAGCAGAGGCTACGTGTCT
The Canis lupus dingo isolate Sandy chromosome 35, ASM325472v2, whole genome shotgun sequence genome window above contains:
- the LOC112674488 gene encoding tripartite motif-containing protein 26; translation: MATSAPLRSLEEEVTCSICLDYLRDPVTIDCGHVFCRGCTTDVRPVSGGRPVCPLCKKPFKKENIRPVWQLASLVENIERLKVDKTRQPGDVAREPPDARLCERHHEKLHYYCEDDGKLLCVMCRESREHRPHMAVLVDKAAQPHREKILNHLSTLRRDRDKIQGFQAKGDSDILTALKKLQDQRQYVVAEFEQGHQFLQERERHLLEQLAKLEQELTEGREKFKSRGVGELARLALVISELEGKAQQPAAELLQDTRDFLNRYPRKKFWIGKPIARVLKKKTSEFSDKLLSLQRGLREFQGKLLRDLEYKTVSVTLDPQSASGYLQLSEDWKCVTYSSLYQSAYLYPQQFDCEPGVLGSKGFTWGKVYWEVEVDREGWSEEEEEGDEEEEGEEEEEEEEEAGYGDGYDDWETDEDEESLGDEEEEEEEEEEEEVLESCMVGVARDSVKRKGDVSLRPEDGVWALRLSSAGIWANTEPEAELFPALRPRRVGIALDYEGGTVTFTNAESQELIYTFTATFTRRLVPFLWLKWPGTRLLLRP